The DNA sequence CGACCGGATACCCTTCCGGGAATCGGCCGCCGAGACCCGAAGTCACCAGGACGTCGCCAACGCGAATATCCGTATTGGCCGGCAGATGTTCCAGCTGTAAATCATCGGTACAGCCGTTACCGGCAGCAATCACGCGAATATCGTTACGCAATACCTGAATCGGTAACGCATGGGTGGCATCGCAGATCAGCAGCACGCGGCTGGTCAGTTTAGCCACCGCGACCACCTGCCCGACCACGCCTTTATCGCTGATCACCGGCTGGCCTTCATAAACGCCGTTAACACTGCCTTTATCGATAACAACCTGATCGCTGTAAGGATCGTTAACCGTTGAGATGACCTGAGTCACCATTTTTTGCTCGTCCTGACGCAGCGGAGAGCCCAGCAGCTCGCGCAGACGCGCGTTCTCCTGTTTATACTGGCCCAGCATCAGTAAGTCGCTGTTCTTCAGCAACAGCTCCTGACGCAGCGCGCGGTTTTCCAGTTCGAGCTGGTCGCGGGTGGCCAGCGTTTGCGAAACGCTATCCAGCAATTCCCGGGGACCATTAGAGACAAAGTAGAAAGGGCTGACGGCAGTATCCATGTACGTTCGTATCTGGCTGAACGTACCCAGGCGACTATCGGCGATTATCACGCCAAGCGCCACCAACACCGCCAGAATAAGGCGAATCTGTAGCGACGGGCCACGGCTAAAAATTGGCTTCATAGGCTATGCGTATTCTCGTGTCAGTTAAGACCAGGGCAGCCGTAAACCAGCTACCCGGATCTCAGCCTGACTACTCTTCGCTGAACAAATCGCCGCCGTGCATATCGATCATTTCCAGTGCCTTACCGCCGCCGCGAGCGACGCAGGTCAGCGGATCTTCTGCAACTACGACAGGAATTCCTGTCTCTTCCATTAACAGACGGTCAAGGTTACGCAGCAGAGCGCCACCGCCGGTCAGAACCATCCCTCGTTCGGAGATATCGGATGCCAGCTCCGGCGGGCACTGTTCCAGCGCCACCATCACCGCGCTAACGATACCGGTCAACGGCTCCTGCAGCGCTTCGAGGATTTCGTTGGAATTCAGCGTAAAGCCGCGCGGTACACCTTCAGCAAGGTTACGCCCGCGAACTTCGATTTCACGAACTTCATCACCCGGATAAGCGGAACCGATCTCGTGTTTGATACGTTCTGCGGTCGCTTCGCCGATCAGGGAACCGTAGTTACGACGGACATAATTAATCACGGCTTCGTCAAAACGGTCGCCGCCAATACGCACAGAAGAGGAGTAAACCACGCCGTTCAGGGAGATAACCGCCACTTCAGTCGTACCACCGCCAATATCCACAACCATAGAACCGGTTGCTTCGGAAACCGGCAGGCCTGCGCCAATCGCAGCCGCCATCGGCTCTTCAATCAGAAAGACTTCACGGGCGCCAGCGCCCTGTGCGGATTCACGAATAGCGCGACGTTCAACCTGGGTCGCACCAACCGGCACGCAGACCAGCACGCGCGGGCTCGGACGCATAAAGCTATTGCTGTGCACCTGTTTAATAAAGTGCTGGAGCATTTTTTCGGTAACGAAGAAGTCGGCAATAACGCCGTCTTTCATTGGGCGAATAGCTGCAATATTGCCCGGTGTACGCCCAAGCATTTGCTTCGCTTCATGGCCCACAGCGGCGACGCTTTTCGGCGATCCGGCACGATCCTGACGAATGGCCACAACGGAAGGCTCATTCAATACGATGCCTTGTCCTTTTACATAAATCAGGGTATTCGCGGTACCCAGGTCAATGGACAGGTCATTGGAAAACATGCCACGAAATTTTTTTAACATACTAAGGGATAATCCTGAAAGCTGGGGCGGAAAACAAAATCCGCTTACTTTACCAACCACGCGCAGCAGCGACAAGGCGCAAAAATCATCTGCTGCGGTGAAAATTAGTGCAGTTCGTTACCT is a window from the Klebsiella oxytoca genome containing:
- the mreC gene encoding rod shape-determining protein MreC, translated to MKPIFSRGPSLQIRLILAVLVALGVIIADSRLGTFSQIRTYMDTAVSPFYFVSNGPRELLDSVSQTLATRDQLELENRALRQELLLKNSDLLMLGQYKQENARLRELLGSPLRQDEQKMVTQVISTVNDPYSDQVVIDKGSVNGVYEGQPVISDKGVVGQVVAVAKLTSRVLLICDATHALPIQVLRNDIRVIAAGNGCTDDLQLEHLPANTDIRVGDVLVTSGLGGRFPEGYPVGVVSSVKLDTQRAYTVIQARPTAGLQRLRYLLLLWGADRNGANPMTPEEVHRVANERLMQMMPQVLPAPDAMGPQMPAPATGMPQQSPPAGGQ
- the mreB gene encoding rod shape-determining protein MreB — encoded protein: MLKKFRGMFSNDLSIDLGTANTLIYVKGQGIVLNEPSVVAIRQDRAGSPKSVAAVGHEAKQMLGRTPGNIAAIRPMKDGVIADFFVTEKMLQHFIKQVHSNSFMRPSPRVLVCVPVGATQVERRAIRESAQGAGAREVFLIEEPMAAAIGAGLPVSEATGSMVVDIGGGTTEVAVISLNGVVYSSSVRIGGDRFDEAVINYVRRNYGSLIGEATAERIKHEIGSAYPGDEVREIEVRGRNLAEGVPRGFTLNSNEILEALQEPLTGIVSAVMVALEQCPPELASDISERGMVLTGGGALLRNLDRLLMEETGIPVVVAEDPLTCVARGGGKALEMIDMHGGDLFSEE